One genomic window of Prochlorococcus sp. MIT 0801 includes the following:
- the ilvA gene encoding threonine ammonia-lyase, biosynthetic, whose amino-acid sequence MEDYLQKILRARVYDVAEETPLERAKNLSKKFENNIWFKREDLQPVFSFKLRGAFNRMSQLSKEELDKGVIASSAGNHAQGVALSASFLRCRAVIVMPLTTPVMKVRAVESHKAEVILFGETYDECYEKALDISKKENLTFIHPFDDPEVIAGQGTIGIEILRQSQTPPDAIYIAVGGGGLIAGVSAYVKAIWPDTKIIGVEPEDACAMTLSLKANEPIELESIGLFADGVAVRKVGEKTFSICKKNVDEMVTVSTDEICAAIKDVFEDTRSILEPAGALSIAGLKKHVVNNQLKNNNLVAIACGANMNFERLRFVAERAELGEEKEAMIAVGIPEKAGSLKLLCKTLGSRSLTEFSYRMSQGKTAQIFMGVEVSNNNDRELLTAEIKRGGFDCHDLSNDELSKVHLRHMVGGRLPRSISQISKGEYTELLYRFEFPERPGALMRFVNSMRPEWTISIFHYRNHGADTGRIVIGVLVNDSEIQAWNEFVKKIGYKNWDETDNPAYKLFLGA is encoded by the coding sequence ATGGAGGACTATTTACAGAAAATACTAAGAGCTCGCGTTTATGACGTTGCTGAAGAAACACCACTAGAAAGGGCAAAAAACTTAAGCAAAAAATTCGAAAACAACATTTGGTTTAAGAGAGAAGACCTTCAACCTGTCTTTTCATTCAAGTTAAGAGGTGCATTTAACCGCATGTCTCAGCTGAGCAAGGAAGAGCTAGATAAAGGAGTAATTGCATCAAGCGCTGGAAACCATGCACAGGGAGTTGCGTTAAGTGCATCATTCCTGAGATGCAGAGCAGTAATTGTTATGCCACTGACAACTCCCGTTATGAAAGTAAGGGCAGTTGAATCACACAAGGCAGAAGTTATTCTTTTCGGTGAAACTTATGATGAATGCTATGAAAAGGCACTAGATATATCTAAGAAAGAAAATCTAACTTTCATACATCCATTTGATGATCCTGAAGTCATAGCAGGACAAGGAACAATTGGTATAGAAATACTTAGACAAAGTCAAACTCCGCCTGATGCGATTTACATAGCTGTTGGAGGCGGGGGACTTATTGCTGGAGTAAGTGCGTACGTAAAAGCAATATGGCCAGATACAAAGATTATTGGTGTTGAACCAGAAGATGCCTGCGCAATGACACTTTCATTAAAGGCAAATGAACCTATTGAGCTTGAGAGTATTGGCCTTTTTGCAGACGGAGTTGCGGTAAGGAAGGTAGGAGAAAAGACGTTCTCGATTTGCAAAAAAAATGTTGATGAAATGGTTACTGTAAGTACTGACGAAATTTGTGCCGCGATAAAAGATGTTTTCGAGGATACAAGATCAATTCTTGAACCAGCAGGTGCATTATCTATAGCTGGCTTAAAAAAACATGTTGTAAATAATCAGTTAAAAAACAACAACCTTGTTGCAATAGCTTGTGGTGCAAATATGAATTTTGAACGACTAAGATTTGTCGCAGAAAGAGCCGAATTAGGTGAAGAAAAAGAAGCTATGATTGCAGTAGGAATACCAGAAAAAGCCGGCAGTTTAAAACTTTTATGCAAAACACTTGGTTCACGCAGTTTAACTGAATTTAGTTACAGAATGTCACAAGGTAAAACAGCTCAAATATTTATGGGTGTTGAAGTTTCAAATAATAATGATAGGGAATTATTAACAGCTGAGATCAAAAGGGGAGGTTTTGATTGTCATGATTTAAGTAATGATGAATTATCAAAAGTTCATCTCAGGCATATGGTTGGTGGCAGGCTACCAAGATCAATAAGTCAAATATCTAAAGGAGAATACACAGAATTACTATATAGATTTGAGTTTCCTGAAAGGCCTGGAGCCTTAATGAGATTTGTTAACTCAATGAGACCAGAGTGGACAATAAGCATCTTCCATTATCGAAACCATGGCGCTGATACGGGAAGAATAGTAATAGGTGTACTAGTAAACGATTCCGAGATTCAAGCTTGGAATGAGTTTGTCAAAAAAATAGGTTATAAAAATTGGGATGAGACAGATAATCCAGCATATAAATTATTTTTAGGTGCATAG
- the dxs gene encoding 1-deoxy-D-xylulose-5-phosphate synthase, giving the protein MRLSQLSHPNELHGLAISDLEDVACQIRERHLQVVSTSGGHLGPGLGVVELTIALYQTLDLDVDKVIWDVGHQAYPHKLLTGRYNRFDSLRQQKGVAGYLKRSESKFDHFGAGHASTSISAALGMAIARDRKGENYKCVAVIGDGALTGGMALEAINHAGHLPKTPLLVVLNDNDMSISPPVGALSTYLNRMRHSPPVQFISDSVQESVKNLPFMGDAIQEEFKSLTGSVRRLAVPSVGAVFEELGFTYMGPVDGHDISELTRTFNAAHKVGGPVMVHVATTKGKGYPYAEADQVGYHAQSSFDLTTGKSIPSKTPKPPSFSKVFGQTLVKLCEQDSKIVGITAAMAEGTALNLLQKAIPDQYVDVGIAEQHAVTLAGGMACEGIKPVVAIYSTFLQRAYDQLIHDIGIQNLPVTFVLDRAGIVGADGPTHQGQYDISYLRCIPNFTVMAPKDEAELQQMLVTCINHNGPSALRIPRGSGEGAALMEEGWESLEIGKAETLEEGDNLLIIGYGSMVFPAIKTAAILREFGVNSTVINARFIRPLDEDTIHEAAKRIGKVVTMEEGTLLGGFGSAVVESFNDNDIFVPTLRIGIPDKLVDHATPQQSKESLGLTPEMMADQIRNKFNFN; this is encoded by the coding sequence ATGCGTCTGAGCCAGTTAAGTCATCCGAATGAGCTTCATGGCTTAGCCATTAGTGATTTGGAAGATGTTGCTTGCCAAATTAGAGAAAGGCATCTTCAAGTAGTTTCTACTAGTGGTGGGCATTTAGGTCCAGGTCTTGGTGTTGTGGAGTTAACAATTGCTCTATATCAGACTTTAGACCTAGATGTAGATAAAGTTATTTGGGATGTTGGGCATCAAGCTTATCCACACAAGTTACTTACTGGAAGATATAACCGTTTTGATTCTCTCAGACAGCAAAAAGGGGTAGCTGGTTATTTAAAAAGATCAGAAAGTAAATTTGATCATTTTGGAGCTGGTCATGCGAGCACATCAATTTCTGCTGCTCTTGGTATGGCTATTGCAAGAGACCGAAAAGGTGAAAATTATAAATGTGTTGCAGTAATTGGAGATGGTGCTCTTACAGGTGGAATGGCTTTAGAGGCTATTAATCATGCAGGACATCTTCCAAAAACTCCTCTTTTGGTTGTCCTAAATGACAATGATATGTCGATTTCTCCTCCTGTTGGAGCATTATCGACTTATTTAAATCGAATGCGTCATAGCCCACCTGTTCAATTCATATCTGACAGTGTCCAAGAAAGTGTGAAAAATCTTCCTTTCATGGGAGATGCTATCCAAGAGGAATTTAAATCACTTACTGGTAGCGTTAGACGTTTAGCAGTTCCTAGTGTTGGTGCGGTTTTTGAGGAATTGGGTTTTACTTATATGGGTCCTGTAGATGGACATGATATTTCTGAATTGACTAGGACATTTAATGCTGCGCATAAAGTTGGTGGACCTGTAATGGTCCATGTCGCTACTACAAAGGGAAAAGGTTATCCGTATGCCGAAGCCGATCAGGTCGGTTATCATGCTCAGTCTTCCTTTGATCTAACAACAGGAAAATCTATTCCTTCAAAAACTCCTAAACCTCCAAGTTTTAGCAAGGTATTTGGCCAAACTTTAGTAAAACTTTGCGAGCAAGACAGCAAAATTGTAGGTATTACCGCTGCAATGGCAGAAGGAACAGCTTTGAATCTTTTACAGAAAGCTATTCCTGATCAATATGTTGATGTTGGTATAGCAGAACAACATGCTGTAACTCTCGCTGGGGGAATGGCTTGCGAAGGCATTAAACCAGTTGTTGCCATTTACAGTACTTTTTTACAACGAGCATATGATCAGTTAATCCATGATATTGGAATACAGAATTTACCTGTAACTTTCGTATTAGATAGAGCTGGAATTGTTGGTGCTGATGGCCCAACTCATCAAGGACAATATGACATTAGTTATTTAAGGTGCATCCCTAACTTTACTGTCATGGCTCCAAAAGATGAGGCTGAATTGCAGCAAATGCTTGTTACCTGTATTAATCACAATGGTCCATCAGCTCTACGGATTCCTAGAGGCTCTGGAGAAGGTGCCGCTTTGATGGAGGAAGGATGGGAATCTCTAGAAATTGGTAAAGCTGAGACTCTAGAAGAGGGTGATAACTTATTGATAATTGGTTATGGCTCTATGGTTTTCCCAGCAATTAAAACAGCAGCAATACTGAGAGAATTTGGAGTCAATAGTACTGTTATTAACGCTCGCTTCATAAGACCATTAGATGAGGATACTATTCATGAGGCAGCAAAAAGAATTGGCAAAGTAGTAACAATGGAAGAAGGAACACTATTGGGCGGCTTTGGATCTGCTGTTGTTGAATCTTTTAATGATAATGATATTTTTGTCCCTACATTAAGA